Below is a window of Fimbriimonadia bacterium DNA.
TAGGTTGATGAGCACCGTCGCGTAGTTGAGTGCCGAGATGGCTCCTACGCCCACCCCGCTCGCAAGCGCACGGTTCATCGCGGTGTTCACTTGGATCAGCGCGGTGTAGAAGAGCACCGGAGCAAGGGCGCGGTATGCCGCACCCACCTTCGTCTCTCCGCGCGATTCGGCTGGTCGTGGCCGAGACGCCACCCATAACTGCAGCACCGCCTGTAGTGCGAGACCGCCTAGCACTCCGTAGGCGAGTGATGACACCTTGAACGGGCGCAGGAACAGACACGAAAGCACTACCACGTTGAACACGGTGCCGTGAAGTGCCGGCAGGTGAAATCGTCCGGAAGCGTTGCACGCGGCCGCGCCGATGCCGACGAGAGCTGCGAGGGGTACCGAGAGCGACAACACTTGCAGCATTCCTACGCTGCCCAATAGCGCAGGCCGATCCGATGATTGGGACAAAGCTGCCATGATGGGCCCAGCGAAGGCGAACATCACGCAGGCCACCACGACCGACACGCCGAACAGAGGAAGCCCCAGCCGCCAAGCCCCCTCACGCAGCGAGCCGCCCCTTGCCAGCGATGTCGTGAGAAACGGAACGAATGCGACGGCAAGTGCTTCCGGCAGCGCCGTCACCACGATTCCAGGCAGTGTGTTAGCGAGGAGGTACGCATCCAGCTCGGGACCCACGCCGAACTGCCTCGCCGTGATCATCTCTCTCACGAACCCGAGCAGACGCCCGAATGCGACGAGAATCGTCAGCGCACCCGCCACGCGCACGATGCCGGACCAGCGGAAGGGACTCAACTCGCCAACCTGACGACGGCGGCCCCGGTCTGCGGAGCTAAGGTGCTCTTTGCCAGCGAAGCGTACTGCTGTGCGTGCGCCACATGGTCGTGGTGCGATACCGCATAGTCGCGTGCCGCCGCACCGAGCGACTCACGATACTCGGCATCCACTAACAGTAGGGATAGCGCGTCGGCCAGCTCCTCGGCATTCGCGGGAGGCACCACCAAGCCGGTCTGCCCGTCGCGAACCACATCCCCCAGTCCGCCGGTTCGCGAAGCCACCACCGGGATGCCGGTCGCCATCG
It encodes the following:
- a CDS encoding polysaccharide biosynthesis C-terminal domain-containing protein; this translates as MSPFRWSGIVRVAGALTILVAFGRLLGFVREMITARQFGVGPELDAYLLANTLPGIVVTALPEALAVAFVPFLTTSLARGGSLREGAWRLGLPLFGVSVVVACVMFAFAGPIMAALSQSSDRPALLGSVGMLQVLSLSVPLAALVGIGAAACNASGRFHLPALHGTVFNVVVLSCLFLRPFKVSSLAYGVLGGLALQAVLQLWVASRPRPAESRGETKVGAAYRALAPVLFYTALIQVNTAMNRALASGVGVGAISALNYATVLINLPASLFAASFATVLLQRFSLMKANGQQEAAAGGLIRAAMGTVLLTLPIALLTAVLAGPLVHGVFAHGRFTAEAATRCAEALMWLSPTVVAVSLIHLAVRYLNSQGRAGELWLLALWSVGINLGIKLVLVRFFGLNGIAAGTSVATLVTAAWMLWAAEPKHVRRHVACLIRRPTAEDAIREKAVLVE